CACCTACTGATAACCTGGCCAAATAACCTGGCCTTTTAAGGGCAAAAAAATTATCAAGGACTCCACACATCCCTGCCACAGTTTGTTCTCTCTTCTGTCCACAGGCAGGCGGTATCGCAGCCTAAGGAGAAGGTTTGTGCGGttccaaaacagtttttttccaactgcAATCAGACTGTTGAACAGCACCACACTGTGAACTGAGACAAGatggaatatacagtatgtgtgcatatgaTGTATATGTATGGGTATGTTTTGGATATGCATAtatacatgtgcatgtgcatacaTTTCTCATATTATTAAAATGCTGCTACCTAATTTCTATATcgtattttaacattatttataattgcattttttagCTGCTGATCGGtttctatgtttgtttttatggtgGTCCGATGCAACATAATTTCCTTCTACACTGCACTTCCCAATGTGTTTTTGGAAACTCAAACTAACTCAAACTAAGATGGCGCCGCAGATGGCCGCctctggggcctgttgcacgaaagtagaataaagatatccaagataaatgaaaaagcgcagcttgacttagtgtgacctgctcatcgcggcttaatcggttgcacgtttgccgagccaggatgaacaggtggagctatgtcaagccaggtgtagatagctgggataaatGCACGTTCacagctttcttaaatagaccacggtatcgatcacagatttactgatgcagagatggagaagatgCATGCGCTAtctgtttcacccaatgagcagcagcttctaatggaaagtaacgaggagtggaagaatataatatgcaaaaagggaaatacggctctgatcaaacggagagaaaaagcccaacagactataggggaccgactgaatgtgtaaggatgtaaaaatatctacttagcttATGGTCACTCCACAtctttacaaagttgtaggctacactgtgttttaatagctttaaatatgctagtttcatgtttctatttttatgtaataaatgtgctggttttactatAAAGTTTCTTTGACTACCCTACAAtgcaaaagtaaaataaaatgtattattatttagcctttgccttaaaagtgagcagagggaattcatgttcctcgggaaatgtacCCTATAAGTAGGTTTAATTTcgaacccttattcacaacacaaggacatgttttacaaccatatgcacaaatctctataagcttctttgtacaattaatgttcatacagaacaatcagaaagggacaacaactagaaaaagaagtaagtgacttcaatacacgctgtgagcatttGTAAATCAATATTCAtggttttttattcttctgacaagtgaccgcagcaaaataaaaagatgaagaacctttgtggtgttcccggtgtgatgaatgtaaactacactatatacgTATATAGGCCATgctattggtccagggatgtgagactaattgagaaggttatgaaaccaatgtaagctataataaaaaaaacattaggcctacatattaaggagtaacacaaactgtcctttattagagaaggacaagcaacaagaaaatgaaatcatgaatttattggtctctgaccagtctgccattattatcatctgggaatatcgctacattaatatcgtcacacttaatcttcggagcgcgtcctgtataaacctgaagctgagaccacggacgctggggctgctcatctctacttttacagagagagtggacactgacgcgactccaGGCGCCGCCGGGGCAGCCcgccgggcagcggccgcacgccggGCGGCCTCGACACACTACTGTCCCACCGGGTAAAGTCCCACCCGCATCTGGGTGCCATTCAACCATTcttaaccatctaaacaactaaagaaagggttttaaaatcaaactcgcgacaacaatagtgacaaggggggctaatgcatgttactaaaaaaaaagcagaacacaCGCAGATACAACGGAAAAAACTGTTAAACCCACGTTATGGGGAAATCAGACGGCGCGATTTGACatagactccaggattaatcttagcctggagttagcctgctctggaccaggctaccgcaaaaaataaatctccatggtttacttggctgggttcaattcaatctggttttgtgcaaccggGTCAAAGctaattcatccaggataacttgaaatTCCCGTTTAAaccccttatcctagtttcgtgaaACAGGCCCCTGGATTCTGTTCCATTgtgcttttcatgtttttgtttattttgtcggTTTTCTGCCAACATTATATGGTAACATTTACCAAAGATGAGCTCTTAAATATTGGACTTTCAACTCCTCATATTAACAACCCGTTTttcgtttttgttttgatattaaaaaacgGAAAAAACAATCTCGTTATCCGATTTTCTTTAATGAGTTTATGGATGGAAACCGGAAAATAAAATACGGGTGTATACGTCTCATTTCTCAATTTCACAAGGTTTTTTTTCGTGACCCGGAAGCGATCGCAAGTAGTCTATAAAAGTGGTAAGCGGTTGAACGCTGTATACCCGGAAGTCATTTTGACATCAATGAGACCGtcgtaaaaatgtttttagacgAATATGCTAGTTTTATATTAGAAAACCGAAAGAATGGAATGTCTTGTGGGGATGTAGCAGCTGCGTTGGGGTCCCAGTTTAGACCTTTACGGGGGTTTTCTGGGAGGAGTGTGCGGAGGTGGTGTGCTGAGCAGGGACTGGTCAGGGACTTCTGTCCTGACAGCCAACTCGAAGTTGAAATTGCTGACAGTATTGCTGaggtaagttttttttcttttttttaatctcaatcCCCGGGTAACTGCTtttgttaaacataaaaattAATGTTCtcttaaagtaataaaaagatGACCACAGCTAGggcatgcatttgttttttagattagattaattaGGGAAGACGTCTCCGGTGTTCCGGTTTAACGAGAGTCCATGTTAACTGCCCGTCAGCCAAAGCGTCTGTTGTTGTCGTGGTGACGACACCTGTTGAAAACGGGAAGAGAATACGTAGCTGTCCACGGGAATgcctttttgttaagttgtcCATTAAAATTCAACATAACGACGTGTACGTTACCTCTCTGATTTGTCTTGGAGTCTAGTCTGGGAAACTTGTCCCGCGTTTTGGAACgtgttttctgttaaaaaaacaggaacacagtgTTGCTCTTCCTGTTAATGTAGAAACGTTTGACTAAATCCACCTACGTCTTCAAGGGCCTTTAAGGAAAACACCCTTTACTAGAAAAGTATTTAGCCCTtttaaagtagaaaaaaaatgaataatgattACACCTGGGATTCGAACTCGACTGCCTATGTGAGAAAAGGTATAAGATTCACGGGTCTAACGCAGCGCGCCATGCATCGCATCAGGCTGCTGAGCATGCCTTTTTTCAACTCAAAAGTCACCAGCTCCCTTAAATGAAGGACAGCCAGTCAACTGTGACCACCCACACTGCGTACAAAATAATCACAGGGTTGCTCTTGGGTCAACATTTTCTTTATCTGACGGTCCCCCATTTACTGGACTTCGTAAACAGAACAACGATTTCCGAGAAGGTCCCGTAGTCGCTCAAGAGCCAGCCTGTCAGGGGTGTTTTAAAAGCCGTATTTCAGCTCACCCCTATAGAACACTCTAGGCTATGTCcgttttagttttacaaaataaaacagacgtGTTTTGGCGGTAATACCTCTGAGCGAAAATGTCCCGATTTTGTCTGAATAATCTGGTCACATTAGATCAACCCAAACTGATTGAATATCAAGGGTACATCATATTTCAAAAAACCTTAATCACTTTACAAATACAAGTTGAAGCAATTAACTTTAACTAAGTTCCTCCTGCTACCAGACTGGACCGTCTTTCGGCAGAAAAATGATGAAGGCTATCTATCTGCAAAAGGGGTTAAGCATCTGGGGCAGATGGTAGAAATTTTGAGAGATATTCTCAACCCTACCACATGCAAGCGCAGTAGGTCTAGCTTACTGCTTTCAACAAACATATCTGGACCCTGTTTTTGGAACAAACTTAGCAACTCTGAGCTTTACCTTGGCTTGAGTTTTTGAGTAAAACCTCAGTTTCGGTTTCAGCTGAACGAGTAGTTCAAGAAAGCTAAGTAGGGTATTTGAAACCGATGGAAGTCacattttcactgaaaaaatAATTAGCCAGCTGGTCAGAAGTGGACTTTACACATAAGCCATGAGTATTTTCTAATTTTCAGCCCCGCATTTTTCCCGTGAGGTTATAgctgtataaatatatttaaaaatcaaatgtaATATAGGACAATTCCAACACTTCATTATTCATCAATGAGCTCTTTATTTACCCTTTGCCATGGTGAATTGTTGTATATAACACGCTTCCATCCAGTTTAACGAGTTGATTGAACTAATTCTTTCAGCTGTTCTGGAATCAAACAATAACAATCAGTAATTTACCCATCTCAGGTTTAGTGAGCTCCGAGCTCAGGGATAAGCTCAGTGGCTGTTAAGCCTGCTTGCTGAAAGAGGGTCTCAGATGTTTTGACCCCACTATAACTTAGGTGTAGGAGAATCTTATCATACAAATCAAGGATTATTGAGATTTTctaataatgttgtttttaaattttagggTGCCCGAAATCTGAACCCAATACCCTATTATGCACAATACATGGGGCACAAGCTGCATGTGGATCAGAATGAGAAGCTTGTTATGTTTGGAGTGACCCATGTAATGGCTATCGATGGTTTCAGCAAGAAGGTTGTCAGTCACTTCACTATGCCGATAAAGAACAACATCCTCATTTATGAGGAAGTGTACAggtaaactgtgtgtgtgtgtgtgtgtgtgtgtaaattaagTGCTTTGGACTTTTAATTGGCACTTTAGGGATTTATGGCTTAGACTAACGCTGTTTATGTGTAAAGGTTATAATTTACGTTTGTCTGTTATTTGTCCTCAGACCTGCTGTACTTTCCTATGGACTATGGGATCAGGTCAGAGTTGACTGTGGGAAAGAGTTTTATCTGGCATTATTCATACAGGAAAAGCTGTCAGAATACAGACATAATACACAAAGGCAGCCTTACCTTCAGACTCCTTCTACAAGggtgaaatgttttgttaaaaattaatcCAGGTTTCTTGCAATTGTATTTCTAATGAGGGCTGTCAGACTAACACTATCCTTAAAAACCTGCACAGAACCATGTGATCGAGAGAATGTGGTCAGAGGTGAATGCCAGAGTCAACTACCCTTTAAAGACAGCTTTGGTAGAGATGGTGGACCAAGAGGAAGTTGATATGGAGGACAACACGTCAAAGTATTGTGTGTCAAACCTGACATGTCAGCTGGCTAGGATTGGCATCACAAAAGTCACAGAGGCATGGAATGCACACAGGATCCCGGGTATAATTTATTATTACTGGCTACATTACTGTCATGACTTATTAATTAAGCAGTTTAAATCATTTTTGCTGTTCTATAATATATTTCAATTTGTATTGGATTATTTCATTTGTAGCTCAAATTAAACTGCAAATATATTGAAACTACAGTACATGGGCAGATTCaacatgtaaaatatgttttgtttgcaGGAAAGGGAATACCAAATGAACTGGCTAAAGAAGGGTGTCCTGCAAAAATTCCTGCGGACCTTCTGCCTGTTGGTTCTGTTGCAGCTGACCTCTATCACCAGGGCCCAGTTTTTCAAAGTAATCCACTGGATTTTGGATAACGGATTGgatcaaatgttgaaaatgggtttttcaaaagaaaaaaacggatTACACAATCGGATTAGATCACATAATCTAATCTTGATTTtgatctggatcaaaccttTAGTTTGGGTTTTTCAGAACTTTTTGTAGGATTTGGAtcactttgatccaaaaaatcTGGATTAAACTGATCCCATCAGAAGGGTGGACTCAGCGTGGATTTCATGCCCAAATGTAATGAAACTTTAACAATGTATCAAATAATACTATATTTGGATCATGCAGTATCTTACAAGATATCCTATTTATTCAtaaggttttaattttatttgttcatCCGTCAGGCTACAGTGATTAGGTAGGCTTTAACGTAATCAGCCTTTCAGTATAGGCCTACAGCGAAGTACAAAGAGTTTGGCCTCATAAATTATCCCCCAAACAGCTgtcaaattgaccaaaaacaatacattttcttctcTCAATAATTGATATATataaataggcctatatattcATCACAATATTTATTAGTGATGCATGCAATGATTACAGAATaaccaaaaaaatgcaaagaatggCAATCACTGTTTTTGAAATCCAAAACAAATCCAATCAGAAATAGTGTCTAACTAACTTGTTGCACTTCCTGTTTGCTCGTTCTTGCAAATAAACTTATATTGACCCCACACTGGCCATTCTACTTGTTGCTCTTTACATATCTATAGTTCTACATTGTGAATTCCCTATCCGTTTAACACTGGTTATCCAGATTTGGGGATCCTGAAAAGTTCCTATCGGATCAGATTGATCCAATTTGATTTGCTTTGAAAATGGCTCAAAAGTAAGATGGATTACGTGATCACGGATCGCAAAAAAAGGATTACTAAATCCGGATCAATTTGatccagattacattttttgaaaaaactggGCCCGGAAATGGGATCCTTTGTTGAAAGGGATCCATTTTTGGATTTGATCCTTTCCATCTGAAGAGGCACAAAAATGGACTGAAACTGAATTTGGTTTCTAAATTTTGACATGTTATCCCTGTATGAAAATGTGGTTCCCCCACACTACGGCCCTTTTAAAGATGCCGTTAGGTCTCTTATTGATTTCACCAGAAGGTGTGTTGACTGCATGGTCAATAAAGAAGCAGTATActtccaaaaataacatttattaaaaaaatacattattacagAGGAACTTTTAAATGGTTTCAgcccaaaaaaacataatttgcaCTAACAATGCAGTAACTCtgattgtttaaaataaatacaaacctAATCTTTGTTTCTTTGGTAAATCTCTGTCaagtattgtttttaaagggtATTAACAAATAACTGTTTCCATGCCCaaaatttgttttataaaacaaacaagtttaaaacCGATTGacaatgtgataaaaaaaagggcAGTTACTCTTTTTTGGGATCTCCTTGAAAAAAGACGGGAAAAGCAAGAGACCCTTAATTTTTTGCACCTTGGAGCAAACTCTTGAGCTCTGCATTTCAGACAGTGATCTGCGTTACAGCCACTGCTCCACATGTTCGGCACCCAACCAGAGAATCGCAGCATGTGGAAAACATGGGCTCTTCCATTAGAGCTGCAAGGTTTTaatcagagaaaaaaatgcagaatgctatttaacagtttatttcaaaataaaaaaggaatggTATATGTACCTACTGTTAAATAACTTACACATACCTTTACAAATTAGACAGGTGAGGGCGTCCTTTAAAGTCTGCAGACAAGCAACTGGCATCCCTGTTGTGGTTTTGGACTTTGCAAGCTCAGACAGCTGGTTTATGGTTGTAGTGATGTCTTGGAGGCTCTCTGCAGCTTGCTTTAGTTGGTCAATTTTACCAATGACCTCTTGTGCACTCCAACTGTCTTCAGCCCTTCGGCTTAAATGTAGGATCAGAAAAGAAATTATTAAAGATGTATTCAAACGGTTTAAATTTTATGAACAAATGATTAAACATTTTTCTGAATATTTTACTCTGTAATAGTGGTCACCTAAAATACATTCTCTTAGTTCGTGAAATGTACATTTCTGTTGAGTAAATAGTCTTATAATTAAATcataatgaattaattaatgacAAAGACTCAAAACAGATTCTTGTAAATTACTTTCAAATAATCATttatgtgatgaaaaaaaaaggcactgGCGCACAATGTAACTCACATACCTCAAAtctatatttaaatttttacatttatatatgaTTTGTCTTCACATGAAATGTTGTATTACCTTGCTTTAGCTCTTCTTCCATTCTGGAACTCCACAAAGTCATATTCAGAGATGGCATAGATTTTTCTGGAGTTCTGTTTCCAGTATTGGGAACCTTAGGAGTCAGAAAATAGTTTCActtttgcatttaaaacaacactAGAAAACACAAATTAGAAGCAACATTCTGATCATAAAACTTACTTCTTGTGCCCTCTGAGTCCACTATTTCATTCCCTTGGCTGTCTGTCAGGGTAAGTGGCTCATCACAGCCTAATGCATCCTTCACCTTTGCTGTTATTCGTTCCACATTTGCATCAGCTTCCAAAAAGCGAATGACAACTGTCCTGGAAGTACTGAGCTTGTCATTTACTATTTCAGCAACATGGATTGACCTGTGGATAAATCAGGTTATTTAAAATCCCACCTGTGAGCctaaaaatatattaacattttaGCTATAGAATGACATTTTAGCAGCAGAATTCAGTTGCACATATAAAAAGTAACCTTTGGAAGGATCTTGCAGAGAACAGGCCAGTAGCTCGTGGAGTTCCAAGGGAAGGTCGTGGTGTTTCGGTGGAAGCAGCAGCGTCAGAGGCAGAGCGGCGCATGAAGGCAAAAGGAACAGCAGCCGTGGGTACGGCTCTGCTCGCAGGAAGCGGACTTTGATCTTGTTCCCCGTGAACCTCGTAATGACCGCGATGTATAAGATTGTGGGTGCAAAAACGTCCAGATGGCTCTGGAAATGTTGCGGTGTTTGCATCATCTGTGATGTACAGACTGCTCCCATCAACCTGTTTAAGTGCATAGATTAACAAATACCATAACCTTAAAgaacatttcaaataaaaagacaaatgctAATCCATCAGATTCATTGTTAGcttaacaaatataaaaacgTTTAAATAAAATTTCTGAAATCAAAAATATCATAGTATgacatatttaaacaaatgaagTTAGATAGCTAGAAAAGTAGTATTATTAACAATAGCATTAACTCATTCtaactacaaagaacttctacaaactactaattttttctatttttattgccactcttcattctaaccccaaccggcccgtcagacaccgcctaccaagagcctgggtctgaccgaggtttctgcctaaaaggaagtttttcctcgccactgtcgcactgttgcttgctctggaggaaactactagaactgttgggtccttgtaaattctggagtgtggtctatctgtaaagtgtcttgagataactcttgttatgaattgatactataaataaaattgaattgaattgaattaaagttATCTAGAAACACATGCCACCAAGCTAACCAAGGCTCTGTGAACTTTAAAATAACGTTATGTTCATACGTGCAGAAATAAATGTTAGCTACTTATATATTGTGTAATATGTTATTTAATGAACAATAACAGCACCTGAAATATCCTGCATATCTTGTCCACAGACATGTCATCATCTTTCAGTGTAACCCGTGTGCCTCCTCGAAAGAGAACATAACTTTCCATTGTTCTTTGCGCAGACATCCAAAGCAGACAATGCAAACGGCAGCGTGCCCTCTGCTGACCGCCAAACTCGCAGGAGTAACTTCcgggtcacaaaaaaaaaccttgtgaAATTGAGAAATGAGACGTATACACCCGTATTTTATTTTCCGGTTTCCATCCATAAACTCATGAAAGAAAATCGGATAACGAGATTGTTTTTCGTTTTCcgttttttaatatcaaaacaaaaaacaaaaaacgggttgtttttcgttttttgtTTCCCTATTTACAAATGGTAATTGGGAAACTGGCTATttttcgttttgttttttttcatttcaaaacgaAAATCCGTTGGCCGCTAAGTACACGGACCgaattccatccatccatccatcttcatccgcttaccCGGTATCGGGTAGCGGGCACAGCAGTTCCTGCAGggtaccccaaacttccctttcccgagccgatcccaggccaggttggagatataatccctccacctagtcctgggtctccccgaggcctcctcccagctggaggtgcctggaacacctcctttTCAGATGCCAAATCCATCtaaactggctcctttcgacgtgaaggagcagcagctctactccgagctcctcacggatggctgagcttctcaccctatatCTAAGCCAGCTTGTACCTTGGATCTCATTCTTTCAGCTAGGACCCAGCCTTCACGACCAtagtgagggtaggaacaaaaactgaccggtagatagAGCgttttgccttctggctcagctctcttttcgtcacaacggtgcgataaattgaatgtaataccgcacctgcTACGCCGATTTtctgaccaatctcccgctccttcatttggggtaaggactcattccctacctgaagaaggcccCCATTAAAACTCAATTTCAACAGGGAACAGACATGAACATTTCACCCTTGTTGAAGTTGGGCTTTAACAGATTCTgccaaactgtttaaaaaatataatttcccTTAGTTGTGAAATGAACTCCATTGTGCAAAAAAAGTCCAAGGGTGTCAAACCTTAGTTGAGGGTGTTTAACAAAGCTGCCACTTAAACAATGAACATACAATAAGAAGCTATGACACTGTTCACAAACCTGTGAGCCTTGTCAATCTTCCCCGTATTGGCAACAGCCCTCCACCTGCATCTCTGGGTGATGCCATAGAAGATAGTGCTGCAGGTCCTCCTTCATTCCTGCAATAAGGTTCACACGCTTGATATCGCCCAGGTT
This genomic stretch from Etheostoma spectabile isolate EspeVRDwgs_2016 chromosome 8, UIUC_Espe_1.0, whole genome shotgun sequence harbors:
- the LOC116693523 gene encoding uncharacterized protein LOC116693523, translating into MGHKLHVDQNEKLVMFGVTHVMAIDGFSKKVVSHFTMPIKNNILIYEEVYRPAVLSYGLWDQVRVDCGKEFYLALFIQEKLSEYRHNTQRQPYLQTPSTRNHVIERMWSEVNARVNYPLKTALVEMVDQEEVDMEDNTSKYCVSNLTCQLARIGITKVTEAWNAHRIPGKGIPNELAKEGCPAKIPADLLPVGSVAADLYHQGPVFQSNPLDFG
- the LOC116693524 gene encoding uncharacterized protein LOC116693524, with product MTSRTKKEEQKKDEGNIMAVLTATLAEHKKSLSAEFNAAFTKLESKREHFESTITTHHQRISSLENVAPYHERDYGQFRLSWLRVTGENNGLKAKLIDLEVGAAATTLEIVRSAASHDGMCTHSMPQNPYKEEQLRYVLLVHCGGNNLGDIKRVNLIAGMKEDLQHYLLWHHPEMQVDGSSLYITDDANTATFPEPSGRFCTHNLIHRGHYEVHGEQDQSPLPASRAVPTAAVPFAFMRRSASDAAASTETPRPSLGTPRATGLFSARSFQRSIHVAEIVNDKLSTSRTVVIRFLEADANVERITAKVKDALGCDEPLTLTDSQGNEIVDSEGTRSSQYWKQNSRKIYAISEYDFVEFQNGRRAKASRRAEDSWSAQEVIGKIDQLKQAAESLQDITTTINQLSELAKSKTTTGMPVACLQTLKDALTCLICKGDPKKE